Proteins from one Bradyrhizobium amphicarpaeae genomic window:
- a CDS encoding sigma-70 family RNA polymerase sigma factor has translation MKDMLVQVEPLIPSLRRYARALMRDRTTADDLVQDCLERAVSRWHQRRDGSVRAWLFTILHNLAVTQFRQAATRGRHMPLDDAGERELASAAAQEHRLIYQDVLNKLARLPEEQRAVLLLVAVEDFSYADAAKLLDVPVGTVMSRLSRARERLQQEMEGAAPGNVVELRSMK, from the coding sequence ATGAAGGACATGCTGGTTCAGGTCGAACCACTGATCCCCTCGCTCCGCCGTTATGCGCGCGCGCTGATGCGTGACCGCACGACCGCCGACGATCTGGTTCAGGATTGCCTGGAGCGCGCCGTCAGCCGCTGGCATCAGCGGCGTGACGGCAGCGTGCGCGCCTGGCTGTTCACCATCCTCCACAATCTGGCGGTCACCCAATTCCGTCAGGCCGCGACGCGGGGAAGGCATATGCCGCTTGACGATGCAGGCGAGCGCGAGCTCGCGAGTGCTGCCGCACAGGAGCACAGGCTGATCTACCAGGACGTCCTGAACAAGCTCGCGAGGCTGCCGGAAGAGCAGCGAGCCGTGCTGTTGCTTGTTGCAGTCGAGGATTTTTCCTACGCCGACGCCGCGAAATTGCTGGATGTCCCGGTCGGGACCGTGATGTCGCGCCTGTCACGCGCGCGGGAAAGGTTGCAGCAGGAGATGGAGGGGGCTGCGCCGGGGAATGTCGTGGAATTGCGGAGCATGAAATGA
- a CDS encoding YncE family protein, with protein MKTSRSNLMKSIFLAATMLATGSAAWAGQAPGALSAPDIPISHHDRVYAAEQFSNTVSVTDPVDNKLLGVIRLGDPQPGNFSPLYKGQVLVHGMGFSPDHKRLAVVSIGSNSVSFIDTATNVVRHVTYVGRSPHEAFYTPDGKEVWVTVRGENYISVIDAKSLKEKARITTPNGPGMQIFSPDGKYGYICSSFNPETDVVSVAEHKIIAKVKQESPFCPNIAATPDGNQVWFTLKDVGRTQVFNAKPPFNPIKTIDTGPITNHVNFAHTAKGTFAYVTIGGLNLVRVFRTDDFSEVATIPVGSLPHGVWPSGDGTRIYVGLENADALAAIDTATNSVVANVPIGQAPQAIAYVPGAAPNPDDRQNLQPLGVAGQVAHLSMGPKEGSKDGSKDGAAPTSVSLFDQGLIQILQASVTGLQPRQKYVLALADRNDGTGPLQPLAAFMTNPAGSAIVNAAGPIRQIVDQSAASGKRYLVIASGDAAGPGAAVQIETQ; from the coding sequence ATGAAGACGTCCCGAAGCAACCTCATGAAGAGCATTTTCCTGGCAGCCACGATGCTCGCCACTGGCTCGGCCGCATGGGCAGGGCAGGCGCCGGGCGCGCTATCCGCGCCCGATATTCCGATCAGCCATCACGATCGCGTCTATGCGGCCGAGCAGTTCTCGAACACGGTCTCGGTGACAGATCCGGTCGACAACAAGCTGCTTGGTGTGATCCGCCTGGGAGATCCGCAGCCCGGCAATTTCAGCCCGCTCTATAAGGGCCAGGTGCTCGTGCACGGCATGGGTTTCTCCCCCGACCACAAGAGGCTCGCCGTGGTCTCGATCGGCTCCAATTCGGTGAGCTTCATCGACACCGCGACCAACGTGGTCCGGCACGTGACCTATGTCGGGCGGTCGCCGCACGAGGCGTTCTATACCCCCGACGGCAAGGAGGTGTGGGTCACCGTTCGCGGCGAAAACTACATCTCCGTGATCGATGCCAAGAGCCTGAAGGAGAAGGCCCGTATCACGACCCCCAACGGGCCGGGGATGCAGATTTTCTCACCCGACGGCAAGTACGGCTACATCTGCTCGTCGTTCAATCCCGAGACCGATGTTGTTTCTGTCGCTGAGCACAAGATCATCGCCAAAGTGAAGCAGGAGAGCCCGTTCTGTCCGAACATCGCGGCGACGCCCGATGGAAACCAGGTCTGGTTCACGCTGAAGGATGTCGGCCGGACCCAGGTTTTCAACGCGAAGCCGCCGTTCAACCCGATCAAGACGATCGACACCGGTCCGATCACCAATCACGTCAATTTCGCGCACACCGCCAAGGGCACATTCGCCTATGTCACCATCGGTGGCCTGAACCTGGTGAGGGTTTTCCGCACGGACGATTTCTCGGAGGTCGCGACGATCCCGGTCGGTAGTCTGCCCCATGGCGTCTGGCCGTCCGGCGATGGCACGCGCATTTACGTCGGGCTCGAGAACGCCGACGCTCTCGCGGCGATCGACACTGCGACCAACAGCGTGGTCGCGAATGTCCCGATCGGCCAGGCACCGCAGGCGATCGCCTACGTTCCAGGCGCGGCGCCCAATCCGGATGACCGCCAGAATCTGCAGCCGCTGGGCGTGGCGGGCCAGGTCGCCCATCTTTCGATGGGCCCCAAGGAGGGATCGAAGGATGGATCGAAGGATGGCGCGGCGCCGACCAGCGTCTCGCTGTTCGACCAGGGCCTGATTCAGATATTGCAGGCTTCGGTGACAGGACTTCAGCCCAGGCAGAAATATGTGCTTGCACTGGCGGATCGAAATGATGGAACCGGCCCGTTGCAGCCGCTTGCGGCCTTCATGACGAATCCGGCCGGATCAGCTATCGTCAACGCGGCTGGTCCGATCCGCCAGATCGTCGATCAGTCCGCGGCCTCCGGAAAGCGATATCTCGTGATTGCCTCCGGCGATGCGGCCGGACCCGGCGCCGCGGTCCAGATCGAGACGCAATGA
- a CDS encoding DUF305 domain-containing protein, protein MHQLQFRRVVAALAGGCRWPRPGLGTALIGARIFVAFALPSLVLAHEAHPVAPSVAHSADERAFLQENDAAMTKMMNDMAAKPTGDIDRDFVAMMNPHHQGAIDMAVIELRYGKNEQLRRIAQEIIVDQMQEIAAMKLAIGEPATDTTPAPTQPASVPAANVHHQGMQMDMSAGMKK, encoded by the coding sequence ATGCACCAGTTACAGTTTCGCCGCGTCGTTGCTGCGCTCGCAGGCGGATGCCGATGGCCGAGGCCAGGCCTCGGCACGGCGCTCATCGGCGCCCGCATTTTCGTCGCATTCGCGCTGCCGTCGCTCGTGCTTGCGCATGAAGCCCATCCGGTCGCCCCATCGGTTGCGCACAGCGCAGACGAGCGTGCGTTCCTGCAAGAGAACGACGCGGCGATGACCAAGATGATGAACGACATGGCGGCCAAGCCGACCGGCGACATCGATCGCGACTTCGTTGCGATGATGAATCCGCATCATCAGGGCGCGATCGACATGGCGGTCATCGAACTGCGTTACGGCAAGAACGAACAGCTGCGGCGCATTGCCCAGGAAATCATCGTCGATCAGATGCAGGAGATCGCGGCGATGAAGCTCGCCATCGGCGAGCCTGCAACGGACACGACGCCGGCTCCGACGCAGCCGGCATCCGTTCCAGCCGCAAACGTTCATCACCAGGGCATGCAGATGGATATGTCCGCCGGAATGAAGAAATAG
- a CDS encoding ABC transporter permease — protein MSRPTLFALQILVAVVCIVLWQVLSTVPVFGKILLPPFFFSNPLDVFSQIVKWFSSGVIWKHLGITLTESLLAFVIGSAGGVLVGFWFARQPLVAAVFDPYVKMVNALPRVVLAPIFALWLGLGIWSKVALGVTLVFFIVFFNVYQGVKEVSRTVLDNGRMLGMSERQLMRHVYWPSALSWMFSSLHTSVGFAVVGAVVGEYLGSAAGLGYLIQQAEGVFDVAGVFAGMFVLSAFVILIDYGVTLVERRLLVWRPNVDGRG, from the coding sequence ATGTCGCGTCCGACCCTGTTTGCGCTGCAAATCCTGGTCGCGGTCGTCTGCATCGTGCTGTGGCAGGTGCTGTCGACCGTGCCCGTGTTCGGCAAGATCCTGCTGCCGCCGTTCTTTTTCTCCAATCCGCTCGACGTCTTCAGCCAGATCGTGAAATGGTTCTCTTCCGGCGTGATCTGGAAGCATCTCGGCATCACGCTGACGGAATCGCTCCTGGCCTTCGTGATCGGATCGGCCGGCGGCGTTCTGGTCGGCTTCTGGTTCGCGCGCCAGCCGCTGGTCGCGGCCGTGTTCGACCCCTATGTCAAGATGGTCAACGCGCTGCCCCGTGTCGTGCTGGCGCCGATCTTCGCGCTGTGGCTGGGGCTCGGCATCTGGTCCAAGGTCGCGCTCGGTGTCACGCTCGTCTTCTTCATCGTGTTCTTCAACGTCTACCAAGGCGTCAAGGAAGTCAGCCGCACCGTGCTCGACAATGGCCGCATGCTCGGCATGAGCGAGCGGCAATTGATGCGGCACGTCTATTGGCCCTCGGCGCTGTCCTGGATGTTCTCCTCGCTGCACACCTCGGTCGGCTTCGCCGTGGTCGGCGCGGTCGTCGGCGAATATCTGGGATCGGCCGCGGGCCTCGGCTATCTCATCCAGCAGGCCGAGGGCGTGTTCGACGTCGCCGGCGTATTCGCCGGCATGTTCGTGCTGTCGGCGTTCGTCATCCTGATCGACTATGGGGTGACGCTGGTCGAGCGGAGGCTATTGGTGTGGCGGCCGAATGTGGACGGTCGCGGCTAG
- a CDS encoding ABC transporter ATP-binding protein encodes MSTPTAVALEDAKVAFRLGDGRVYTAVEQAHLAVAQGEFVAIVGPTGCGKSTLLNVAAGLLKPAAGSVRIFDRPLAGLNRDAGYLFQADALFPWKTALDNVAIGLEVQGTPRSEALARAQQWLTSVGLGAFAGRYPHMLSGGQRKRVALAQVLIRDPKILLMDEPFGPLDAQTRQVMGNLLLELWSADRKAVLFVTHDLEEAIALADRVVIMSAGPSSRIIGDWRVSLPRPRDIFEVRLDKAFHELHREIWGVLKDEVMKGYAQSTQAAEAV; translated from the coding sequence ATGTCAACGCCTACGGCTGTGGCGCTGGAAGATGCCAAGGTTGCGTTCCGGCTCGGGGACGGGCGGGTCTATACGGCGGTGGAGCAGGCCCATCTGGCGGTCGCGCAGGGCGAGTTCGTCGCCATTGTCGGCCCCACCGGCTGCGGGAAATCCACGCTGCTCAACGTCGCGGCCGGGCTGCTGAAGCCGGCTGCCGGCAGCGTCAGGATATTCGACCGGCCGCTCGCCGGGCTGAACCGGGATGCCGGCTATCTGTTCCAGGCCGATGCGCTGTTCCCGTGGAAGACCGCGCTGGACAATGTCGCGATCGGGCTGGAGGTGCAGGGCACGCCGCGCAGTGAAGCGCTGGCGCGGGCCCAGCAATGGCTGACCTCGGTCGGCCTCGGCGCCTTCGCGGGCCGCTATCCGCACATGCTCTCCGGCGGCCAGCGCAAGCGCGTGGCGCTGGCGCAGGTGCTGATCCGCGACCCCAAGATCCTCTTGATGGACGAGCCGTTCGGGCCGCTCGATGCGCAGACCCGGCAGGTGATGGGCAATCTGCTGCTCGAGCTCTGGAGCGCAGACCGCAAGGCCGTGTTGTTCGTGACCCATGATCTCGAAGAGGCGATCGCGCTCGCCGACCGCGTCGTGATCATGTCGGCCGGCCCGTCCTCGCGCATCATCGGCGACTGGCGGGTGAGCCTGCCGCGGCCGCGCGACATCTTCGAGGTGCGGCTGGACAAGGCGTTCCATGAACTGCATCGCGAGATCTGGGGCGTGCTCAAGGACGAGGTGATGAAGGGCTACGCGCAATCCACCCAAGCGGCGGAGGCGGTCTGA
- a CDS encoding ABC transporter ATP-binding protein yields the protein MPSKPAISYAQITKSFGALKAVDDVSLDIAEGEFLAIVGGSGSGKTTLLRLANRLIEADSGTITVEGEDVHNVDPVALRRRIGYVFQSGGLFPHLSVADNIGITPKLLGRPAADIAARVDELLELVQLDIDAHRDRLPEALSGGQRQRVGVARALAARPRIVLMDEPFGALDPLTRDALGDDYRSLHRKLGLTTVMITHDMTEAILLADRIAVMRSGKLLAQGTPAELSKSSDAYVLELLRTPRRQVERLNALLPQSGAA from the coding sequence ATGCCTTCCAAGCCGGCCATCAGCTATGCCCAAATCACCAAGAGCTTCGGCGCGCTCAAGGCCGTGGACGACGTCTCGCTCGACATCGCCGAGGGCGAATTTCTGGCGATCGTCGGCGGCTCGGGCTCCGGCAAGACGACGCTGCTGCGGCTCGCCAACCGGCTGATCGAGGCCGACAGCGGCACCATCACGGTCGAGGGCGAGGACGTGCACAACGTCGATCCGGTCGCGCTGCGGCGACGGATCGGCTACGTGTTCCAGAGCGGCGGTCTGTTTCCGCATCTGAGCGTCGCCGACAATATCGGGATCACGCCGAAGCTGCTGGGCCGGCCGGCGGCGGATATCGCAGCGCGGGTCGACGAGCTGCTGGAGCTCGTGCAGCTCGACATTGATGCCCACCGCGACCGCCTGCCGGAGGCGCTCTCCGGCGGCCAGCGCCAGCGCGTCGGCGTGGCGCGGGCACTGGCGGCCAGGCCGCGCATCGTGCTGATGGACGAGCCGTTCGGCGCACTGGATCCCCTCACCCGCGATGCGCTCGGCGACGATTATCGTTCGCTGCATCGCAAGCTCGGCCTGACCACCGTGATGATCACCCATGACATGACGGAGGCGATCCTGCTCGCCGACCGCATCGCGGTGATGCGCAGCGGGAAACTGCTGGCGCAGGGCACGCCCGCCGAGCTGTCGAAGAGCAGCGACGCCTACGTGCTGGAGCTGCTGCGCACGCCGCGCCGCCAGGTCGAGCGGCTGAACGCGCTGCTGCCGCAAAGCGGTGCGGCATGA
- a CDS encoding glycine betaine ABC transporter substrate-binding protein, producing MSLFADPRWGEALAHLPDYLGNHVRVSLAALALGLAVSLPLAILTRNRPAPRAILLALASIVQTVPGLALLALFYPLLLFVASVTLAWFGVSFSAFGFLPAMLALALYSMLPVLRNGITGLNGIDPALIEAAKGVGMTARQSLVMVELPLALPVMMAGIRTAAVWVIGTATLSTPIGQTSLGNYIFAGLQTQNWVFVLFGCLASALLALAVDQLLGLIEGGLRQRSRLRSGLGAAGIAALVAATLVPTMGRSSSGYVVGAKTFAEQYVLSALLRDRLQAAGLPSSARSGLGSSVIFEALKAGDIDLYVDYSGTLWANQLHRTDIKPRAELLAELKTTLAKDNVTLLGELGFENAYTLVIPKKRAEALGIRTIADLAAHAPTLSIAGDYEFFSRPEWAALQKAYDLSFKAQRQMQPDFMYAAVASGEVDVIAGYTSDGLIAKYDLVALDDPRHAIPPYDAILLLAPKRAGDEKLKTALQPLLGKIDIATMREANLRASGNDANSSPDAVAKWLWERIGGR from the coding sequence ATGAGCCTGTTTGCCGATCCGCGCTGGGGCGAAGCATTGGCGCATCTGCCCGATTATCTCGGCAATCATGTCCGGGTGAGCCTCGCCGCGCTCGCGCTCGGTCTCGCCGTCAGCCTGCCGCTGGCAATCCTGACGCGCAACCGCCCGGCGCCCCGCGCCATCCTGCTCGCACTCGCCAGCATCGTGCAGACGGTGCCGGGGCTTGCGCTGCTCGCGCTGTTCTACCCGCTGCTGCTGTTCGTTGCCTCGGTGACGCTGGCCTGGTTCGGCGTATCCTTCTCGGCGTTCGGCTTCCTGCCGGCGATGCTGGCGCTGGCGCTCTATTCGATGCTGCCGGTGCTGCGCAACGGCATCACCGGGCTCAACGGCATCGACCCCGCGCTGATCGAGGCCGCCAAGGGCGTCGGCATGACGGCGCGGCAGTCGCTGGTGATGGTCGAGCTGCCGTTGGCGCTGCCGGTGATGATGGCAGGCATCCGCACCGCCGCGGTATGGGTAATCGGCACCGCGACACTGTCGACGCCGATCGGGCAGACCAGCCTCGGCAATTACATCTTTGCGGGACTGCAAACCCAGAACTGGGTGTTCGTGCTGTTCGGCTGCCTTGCCTCGGCCCTGCTCGCGCTCGCCGTCGATCAGTTGCTCGGTCTGATCGAGGGTGGCCTGCGCCAGCGCAGCCGCTTGCGCAGCGGCCTCGGCGCGGCCGGCATCGCGGCGCTGGTCGCGGCAACGCTGGTGCCGACCATGGGACGCTCGTCATCAGGCTATGTGGTCGGCGCCAAGACCTTCGCCGAACAATACGTACTCTCGGCCCTGCTCCGGGATCGCCTGCAAGCGGCCGGCCTACCCTCCAGCGCGCGATCCGGTCTCGGCTCGAGCGTGATCTTCGAGGCACTGAAGGCCGGCGATATCGATCTCTATGTCGACTATTCCGGCACGCTCTGGGCCAACCAGCTGCACCGCACCGACATCAAGCCGCGTGCAGAGTTGCTGGCGGAGCTGAAGACGACCCTCGCCAAGGACAACGTCACCCTGCTCGGCGAGCTCGGTTTCGAGAATGCCTATACGCTGGTGATCCCGAAGAAGCGCGCCGAAGCCCTTGGTATCCGCACCATCGCCGATCTCGCCGCGCACGCACCGACGCTGTCGATTGCTGGCGACTACGAATTCTTTTCGCGCCCCGAATGGGCGGCGCTGCAAAAGGCCTATGACCTTTCGTTCAAGGCGCAGCGCCAGATGCAGCCGGACTTCATGTATGCGGCGGTGGCCAGCGGCGAGGTCGACGTGATCGCCGGCTACACCAGCGACGGCCTGATCGCGAAATACGACCTGGTCGCGCTCGACGACCCCAGGCACGCGATCCCGCCCTACGACGCGATCCTGCTGCTGGCACCAAAGCGCGCCGGCGACGAGAAGCTCAAGACGGCCCTTCAACCGCTGCTCGGCAAGATCGACATCGCCACCATGCGCGAGGCCAACCTGCGCGCCAGCGGCAACGACGCGAACTCCTCGCCTGATGCGGTGGCGAAGTGGCTGTGGGAGAGGATAGGCGGACGTTAG
- a CDS encoding sulfatase-like hydrolase/transferase yields MASAPNPGPSAATAMLASVAALGVWRLLAVAAPHLAALALMYETETDFGSRLSFTLAWGILNFFWITLLRRPALSGALSLTMVVVLVLLSRLKHDVVQMTVNFIDLMMIDRDTVAFLFTIFPNLRWSVILAGLVTLPLMYALWWLDPFRIRRLPALACKLACLAALVGYSLYHPDEAWRGYYDDGYLSKFFRSGVSSVSDFVQYGFMESAAATDERLNMPLVDSCHPAGRRPNIIMIHDESSFDIRAAQGIKVPQGYGSHFKSWDGRQRTFLAESNGGPSWFTEYNVLAGLSSRSFGRFAYFVTRIASNRVERGLPLALRRCGYDTMSLYPANGGFMAARSFQMTTGIERFLDSKDLGAKDVEPDSFFYDKALQLMGQQPPNKPLFTFLYLGANHFPWETRFRPELLSSWRAPGNVPSIDEYLRRQAMSAEQYKAFIAGLKKTFPGEPFLIVRYGDHQPEFAPGILEPGLDEGAIGKKLDAYDPRLYATYYAIDAVNFEPVKSDAVMDTIDGPYLPLVIQEAAGIPLDPSFAEQKQIMLRCKGVFYSCKDGAEARRLNRLLIDAGMIRGL; encoded by the coding sequence ATGGCGTCCGCGCCTAATCCAGGTCCTTCTGCCGCCACCGCCATGCTGGCGAGCGTCGCCGCGCTCGGCGTCTGGCGGCTGCTCGCGGTTGCCGCGCCGCATCTGGCCGCGCTCGCGCTGATGTACGAGACCGAGACCGATTTCGGCTCGCGGCTTTCCTTCACGCTGGCCTGGGGCATCCTGAATTTCTTCTGGATCACGCTGCTGCGCCGGCCGGCGCTGTCGGGCGCGCTGTCGCTGACCATGGTCGTGGTGCTGGTGCTGCTGTCGCGGCTCAAGCACGACGTCGTCCAGATGACGGTCAACTTCATCGACCTGATGATGATCGACCGCGACACCGTCGCGTTCCTGTTCACGATCTTCCCGAATCTGCGCTGGTCGGTGATCCTGGCCGGCCTCGTCACGCTGCCGCTGATGTACGCGCTTTGGTGGCTCGATCCGTTCCGCATCCGTCGCCTGCCGGCGCTCGCCTGCAAGCTGGCCTGCCTCGCCGCGCTGGTCGGCTATTCGCTTTATCATCCGGACGAGGCCTGGCGCGGCTATTACGACGACGGTTATCTGTCGAAATTCTTCCGCTCCGGCGTCAGTTCGGTCTCGGACTTCGTGCAATACGGCTTCATGGAATCGGCCGCTGCGACCGACGAGCGGCTCAACATGCCGCTGGTCGATTCCTGCCATCCTGCCGGACGCCGGCCGAACATCATCATGATCCACGATGAATCGAGCTTCGACATCCGCGCCGCCCAGGGCATCAAGGTGCCGCAGGGCTATGGCAGCCACTTCAAGTCCTGGGACGGCAGGCAGCGCACGTTCCTGGCCGAGAGCAATGGCGGGCCGAGCTGGTTCACCGAATACAACGTGCTTGCAGGCCTCTCCTCGCGCTCGTTCGGCCGCTTCGCCTATTTCGTGACGCGCATCGCCTCGAACCGCGTCGAGCGCGGGCTGCCGCTGGCGCTGCGCCGCTGCGGCTACGACACCATGTCGCTCTATCCCGCCAATGGCGGCTTCATGGCCGCGCGCAGCTTCCAGATGACGACCGGCATCGAGCGTTTTCTCGATTCCAAGGACCTCGGCGCCAAGGATGTCGAGCCCGACAGCTTCTTCTACGACAAGGCGCTGCAGCTGATGGGCCAGCAGCCGCCGAACAAGCCGCTGTTCACCTTCCTCTATCTCGGCGCCAATCATTTCCCCTGGGAAACGCGCTTCCGTCCCGAATTACTGTCGAGCTGGCGCGCGCCGGGCAATGTGCCGTCGATCGACGAATATCTGCGTCGGCAGGCGATGAGCGCCGAGCAGTACAAGGCGTTCATCGCGGGCCTCAAGAAGACGTTTCCGGGCGAGCCCTTCCTGATCGTGCGCTATGGCGATCATCAGCCCGAGTTTGCGCCCGGCATCCTCGAGCCCGGGCTCGACGAGGGCGCCATCGGCAAGAAGCTCGACGCCTACGATCCGCGCCTCTACGCGACCTATTACGCGATCGACGCCGTGAATTTCGAGCCGGTGAAGAGCGACGCCGTGATGGACACGATCGACGGCCCCTATCTGCCGCTGGTGATCCAGGAGGCCGCCGGCATCCCGCTCGATCCATCCTTCGCCGAGCAGAAGCAGATCATGCTGCGCTGCAAGGGTGTTTTCTACAGCTGTAAGGACGGCGCCGAAGCGCGGCGGCTGAACCGCCTGTTGATCGACGCCGGTATGATCAGAGGGCTCTAG
- a CDS encoding SDR family oxidoreductase has protein sequence MRSVVVTGASTGIGWATAKFLIGRGYRVFGSVRKQADAERLKAELGANFTPLLFDVTDEAAVIAAARDVREALNGETLAGLVNNAGVAVAGPVLELSADDFRRQMDINVIGPVIATQAFGPLLGADPSLKGPKGRIVMISSVAGKNGNPLSAPYCTSKHAIEGLSESLRRELMLFGIDVIIVAPGAVKTPIWSKAEQIDLSVYQNSPYLPALNKVMAFMMDLGTKGLPAERIAEIVFEALTAANPKVRYQITPDPMRHLISSVLPKRTLDRIIAKRLGFLPQG, from the coding sequence ATGCGATCCGTCGTCGTCACCGGTGCGTCCACAGGCATCGGTTGGGCTACTGCAAAATTCCTGATCGGGCGCGGCTATCGCGTGTTCGGCAGCGTCCGCAAGCAGGCCGATGCCGAGCGGCTCAAGGCCGAGCTCGGCGCCAATTTCACGCCATTGCTGTTCGACGTCACCGACGAGGCCGCGGTCATTGCGGCTGCACGGGACGTGCGTGAGGCGCTGAATGGCGAGACGCTGGCGGGCCTCGTCAACAATGCCGGCGTCGCGGTCGCGGGTCCCGTGCTCGAATTGTCCGCCGATGATTTCCGCCGCCAGATGGACATCAACGTCATCGGCCCTGTCATCGCGACGCAGGCGTTCGGGCCGCTGCTCGGCGCCGATCCGTCGCTGAAGGGGCCGAAGGGGCGGATCGTGATGATCAGCTCGGTCGCCGGCAAGAACGGCAATCCGCTGTCGGCGCCCTACTGCACCTCCAAGCACGCCATCGAAGGCCTGTCCGAAAGCCTGCGCCGCGAGTTGATGCTGTTCGGCATCGACGTCATCATCGTCGCCCCGGGCGCGGTGAAGACGCCGATCTGGAGCAAGGCCGAACAGATCGATCTCTCCGTCTACCAGAACTCGCCCTATCTGCCGGCGCTGAACAAGGTCATGGCCTTCATGATGGACCTCGGGACGAAGGGCCTGCCGGCCGAGCGGATCGCCGAGATCGTGTTCGAGGCGCTGACCGCGGCGAACCCCAAGGTGCGCTATCAGATCACACCGGACCCAATGCGCCACCTGATCAGCTCTGTGCTGCCGAAACGCACGCTCGACCGCATCATCGCCAAGCGGCTGGGATTCCTGCCGCAGGGGTGA
- a CDS encoding ParA family protein codes for MAVTVGFVSEKGGVGKTTACYHIAVALHRYHAKRVLVVDADYQRGGISGRFFRDVIEKFGDTGHLGTTLYHKFQQLYSAAPQTPDVTIRTWQSGLDVLVSDPRLSSISVDKLPSTNNIRENNLLLLRHLQVIDFVLDRLDSNYHYVLIDSHPEVSDILRSVLYASDYCVSPVKLDRQSSIGVATIIAEISNVNGDVDMIRSGTGVDFDYDNTDFSGSIGMMARDYAGGLKNTEALEYNRLARTGPIFDEYITEGDGLRQAAAARAPVFDISGANADRQSAQFRRLAEEFLRRCP; via the coding sequence ATGGCCGTTACCGTTGGATTTGTTAGCGAAAAAGGCGGCGTGGGTAAGACTACCGCTTGCTACCATATCGCTGTGGCACTGCATCGATATCACGCTAAGCGGGTTCTAGTAGTTGACGCCGATTATCAACGTGGCGGAATCAGCGGACGTTTCTTTCGTGACGTTATTGAAAAGTTCGGTGATACTGGACACCTCGGAACAACACTCTATCACAAATTTCAGCAATTATACAGTGCTGCCCCCCAGACGCCCGACGTGACAATCAGGACTTGGCAGTCCGGATTGGACGTGCTCGTCTCAGACCCTCGGCTTTCAAGCATCTCCGTCGACAAGCTGCCGAGCACGAACAACATTCGAGAAAATAATCTCCTTCTGCTGCGCCATCTGCAAGTTATCGACTTTGTCCTTGATCGATTGGATTCGAATTACCACTACGTGCTGATAGACTCGCATCCGGAAGTGTCCGATATTTTGCGCTCCGTCCTCTACGCTTCCGACTATTGCGTTTCGCCGGTAAAGCTGGATCGGCAGTCGTCAATAGGCGTGGCTACGATTATCGCTGAGATCAGTAACGTGAACGGCGATGTCGATATGATAAGATCTGGAACGGGCGTGGATTTTGACTACGACAACACCGATTTTTCGGGCTCGATAGGCATGATGGCGAGAGACTACGCCGGAGGTCTGAAGAACACAGAGGCGCTTGAGTACAACAGATTGGCCAGAACCGGTCCGATCTTCGATGAATATATCACTGAGGGGGACGGTCTGCGTCAAGCTGCTGCCGCGCGGGCTCCGGTCTTCGATATTTCCGGAGCTAACGCCGATAGACAGAGTGCGCAATTTCGAAGGTTGGCAGAAGAATTCCTAAGGCGGTGTCCGTGA